From Dasypus novemcinctus isolate mDasNov1 chromosome 8, mDasNov1.1.hap2, whole genome shotgun sequence, the proteins below share one genomic window:
- the GLT6D1 gene encoding putative glycosyltransferase 6 domain-containing protein 1, whose protein sequence is MHYKRRKLVLISLVLSVMLVGRYFRNQKERELQHSKWFDPRKRPDVIAVTDWQAPIVWEGTYDRRVLENYYRRQNITVGLAVFAAGRFEDDYLDLFLHSANKHFMPGYKVNLYVTVDSPVSLAGMELDPGRTFKFYPLSPDGPADPDLVRLQSLGEHIEADIRHDVQFLVSMTARQVFRSDVGAETLGLSVAQLHAWWYFRNTENVPYERRPQSTACIPFGQGDFYYDGAVLGGTPGEILKLINEILKGVVHDKKQQLNSTYESHLNKYFFLNKPTKLLSPEYNWDLMLRPPPQIRHVKVGQHSEANYG, encoded by the exons GaatcaaaaagaaagagaacttcAGCATTCAAAATGGTTTGATCCTAG AAAACGCCCCGATGTCATAGCGGTGACAGACTGGCAGGCCCCCATCGTGTGGGAGGGGACTTACGACAGGCGGGTCCTCGAGAACTACTACAGGAGGCAGAACATCACGGTGGGCCTGGCCGTGTTTGCTGCCGGCAG GTTTGAAGACGATTACCTGGATCTATTCCTTCACTCTGCGAACAAGCACTTCATGCCTGGCTACAAGGTCAACTTGTACGTCACAGTCGACAGCCCCGTCAGCCTCGCCGGGATGGAGCTGGACCCTGGGCGAACGTTCAAGTTCTACCCGCTGAGCCCGGACGGCCCGGCCGACCCCGACCTCGTGCGCCTGCAGAGCTTAGGCGAGCACATCGAGGCCGACATCCGGCACGACGTCCAGTTCCTCGTCAGCATGACCGCGCGCCAGGTCTTCCGGAGCGACGTCGGGGCGGAGACGCTGGGCCTGTCGGTGGCCCAGCTCCACGCGTGGTGGTACTTTAGAAACACCGAGAACGTCCCCTATGAGAGGCGGCCTCAGTCGACGGCTTGCATCCCCTTCGGACAGGGAGATTTCTACTACGACGGCGCCGTCCTGGGCGGCACGCCGGGGGAGATTTTGAAGCTCATTAATGAAATCTTAAAGGGGGTTGTTCATGACAAGAAGCAGCAGCTCAACAGCACGTACGAAAGCCACCTCAACAAGTACTTTTTCCTTAACAAGCCCACCAAGCTGTTATCCCCAGAATACAACTGGGACCTCATGCTTCGCCCCCCGCCGCAGATCAGACACGTGAAAGTAGGACAACATTCGGAAGCCAATTATGGGTGA